The stretch of DNA ACTCACAGTAATTCAGTAGTGGTTAAGAGTACCTGCCCATCCTCTAATCTCCAGCCCAGATATCActccaccacacacagcctcctccacacctcctcaaACCGATCCCTTCAGTCCAAATCCAGTTGAACACTAGTTTGTTTGTATTTGTCGTTGCCCAGCAGAGGTCGCTAAGGAGTCGTCACAATGGCGCTTGCTGCCTGGCTCTATCGGCTCCTCCAGTTGCTTAACTTCCTGCTCTGTTGCTATGACATCTGTTCCACCGGCCTCATCTGCACATCTCCGATCTAGAGGCAGACAAGCAGGGTTACATACACAAAAAAATAGAGGCATCCAACAAACTGCATGAATGTCCTCTATAAAAGCACTGTTTTAGACTATGCAGGTCAGGAACATTGACAACATATAGTACCATTGGTCTATctaagagagaggcaggataAAAGTAAGCCAAATGTTGACAGAAGCAACAGATAGACAGAGCACTACTTTACCTGGACATGAGGCGGGGCGCCCAGAATGTATGTGACTGCACTGGCTATGTCTTGTGCTTTCAAACACTGCAGAGGAAAAAAGGCCAATTAGTAATACAGTTTGTTAAAGTATTTGTATTGAGAGAAGCCGTAGGCCCAtccaccacaggaggctgctgaggggaggatggctcattataatggctggaacggaccAAATGCAATGGCATcaaaaccatgtatttgataccattcccctGATTCCGCTCAGGCCATTACCATAAGCAGGTCCTTCCCaatttaaggtgccaccaacacacagactcacacaaagTCTAGCTGCCTTACTTTTATACTCTCATACACAGCAGCTGCTTTCTCTGGATCGCTGTTGTGGTGCCGGAAGGCAAACTCAGTCTCCACTATTCCAGGGGATATACACTATGGAAGAGAAAGGCTCAAACCATGCTCGTTGTtgatgtttacacacacacacacacacacacacacacacacacacacacacacacacacacacacacacacacacacacacacacacacacactcactcactgacacacagacatggttATACATACATGGacgaatacacacacatactcaacaATCATCTTTCTATCTAATAATTGTATAAGCCATTTGTCAGATTCATATGAAAAACTGTGACAAGGTAATGTTGCTCTGCTAACCGTGGCTCTGATGTGGGTCTTTGCTTCCCGTAGCTCTTGCCGCAGCCCCTCGGTTAGAGCAGTCACAGCATATTTTGTGGCACAGTAGAAATGTTCATCTGCACTAGGTACCATTCTATGTCCCCCCATACTATAGCAGGGAAGAAGTAGAGAGTGAAATAATGGCATGTATATGATTGTGCTACATCCCCATCCTGTATCCCTCTGAATATTCTGTCTAAAACCAAGAGTGAAATTGTAGGCCTTCTTCACTGTATCTCCTGAGAGAGTATTTCATCATTTAGTATTTCATAACAGGCATTTAATGGGCTGTAAAGAAGCTGTAGTCTACCTGTTAATATTGATGATGTGGCCATCGTCCACATTCCGCTCTTTCATTGACTGGTAGGCCTCACGTGTACAAATAGACAAGGCAAGGACATTCACCTATAAGGGGGAGCTTCTGTCAAAAACAAGCACCTGCATCTGCCTTCACACACAAAAATACTTGTTTTAGACAGTCTGTCTAGGTGAATGAGAATACAGTTATAGTTCTCAACAGTGCTAAGGCCCCTTGTGAAATAACTTCCTAAAAAATGACAACAGACCAAAAATGACTTCAGACAACATACTGGTTGGTTACTGGCTGGTCACACAGGTAGAGAGTGTCATTGTGTGTCACTGTGTCAAATTGTGTCACCTGACCTGTCTCATTCATCATATGACCGTGTCACAGTGACTTTGAGAGTGATTCCAGGCAGGGCAGGTTAAAGCCACAGTGGCGTAGCTAAGGTAGCATTGGGGGGTTGCCACAGCAGAACAAGGTCAGAATACAGATTACACCATCTAAAAATATACACGCCATACACATTCATCTTGGCTGCCATGGCAACAGATGGACAGGTGTTAGAAATGCTCAGTTCCTCTGGAGGGATGGGACTACTTTTAGAGCAGAGGGGCTCCGCCTGGGGGTCTTGAATGGAATGGTCAAGAGCTCCATGAATCACAGTGTAAAGAAAAGTCCCAGCATAATAGATAGAGGGAAATAACACCTGCCTTCTTCCACAAGTGGACCTTTTTGTAGTACCACTGCCAGGTCTACTCTCATAACCAATGGAACGACTTCTTGtgaggggtagtgtgtgtgattATGTGGGTTCACTGAACCCCCTGAACTATGCTTCACACCACCTACTCTACAACAACCAGTATTTCCCTTGCTTAGCTAGTTATTCTCTTCCTTTTTATATTTCTGCTCGTTAAAGCTTGTATGTGTGTAAACccatgtgtacagtgtgtgtgttgtccactCACGTCGATCATGTTCCTCCAGCTGTCTGTCTTGCCACTGAGCAGGGGTTCATTGTGGGCCAGGCCTGCATTGTTGATACACACGTCCACCCCCTGGTGCAGCGTCTTGATGGCAGAGAACATGGACAGGATGTCCTCCTCACAGGACAGGTCACACTTATAGGGGATCAGCGTACCGTTGTAGCCCGCACTCTGGCACTCTGCTGCCAGCTtctacaaacacaacacagaTAGGGACAAGACCTCGGTCACAAATCAGGTAAACACATGTCATGAATTTTTTTTTAACCCTCGTTATCTCCCCAATTTCAGAatatccaattacgatcttgtctcatcgctgcaactccccaacgggcttgggagaggcaaaggttgagtcatgcgtcctccgaaacatgacccgccataccacgcttcttaacacccacccgcttaacccggaagccagctgcaccaatgtgtcagaggaaacactattCAACTGCCGACTGAAGTCAGCCTACAggcgcccagcccaccacaaggagtagctagagcgcgatgagccaagtaaagcccccctggccaaactctcccttgacccggacgacactgggccaattgtgtgccgccctatgggactcccggccagttgtgacacagcctgggatcgaacccgggtctgtactGACACCTCTTACACTGCTGCGTCACACGGGAGGCCCTTGACATGAGAATTTTAAAAACTCCAGATTAAAACTTTGCATGTTGTGCTTTCAGCATTCAAAATTATTAGTAATGAAATATGCCTAATGAATTTGGTCAGTCACACTGATTTCAGCTGTAAAGAAACATTGCCCTACCCATTCACCCATACATTATCTGAAAGGAGGCACAACCATAAAATCAATCCCTGTATTGCATAAAAGGAAGATGATCATGGCAAACTCAGGCTAGTCAGCTGCAGCACACCATAACAAACATTTAATCTAGTCTTGTCTGAAGAGTGTAGGAACACCTTAATGCCAAACATCTGTTATCTCAAAAGTGTTATTGACAAAATGCAGGTATTATACATGTTTCCTTTTGGGCCATGTGTTTGTCTAGACACAGTGTCTGGTTTAAGGAAATAAGCAATACGTTTATGACCCTTACTAACCATGATGACTACAGTGACCCTTGACCCTTATGAACCTTACTCCTCCACTAAAGATCAAGCTATGGAGAGCCACAATCCCTGCCTCCCTGACCTGCTCCAGGCCCAACCAGCACAAACAGGTCAGCCTCCCTCCCTGCAGGCCTCTAGGAGggtggttctgtctgtctgatgcAACTGGACACAGATCCCTTTACCTGGCACAACTGCACCCATCACATGATGTCCCTGTCTGGACTGCTCTCAGACCGAAGGTGAGGACACGCAGTtaacctgacacaagactgagtCATTTGTGCATTTTACGTTTACTGTACTTTTCTCAGCATTAGTCAATAAAAAAATCGAataatactctggatacattcagtaacataataatctgtcacaccctgaccttagagatcctttttatgtctctattttggtttggtcagggcgtgagttgtggagggcattctatgttttgtgttcacaacgctgcaccttggtccgctcCTTCCGACAGCGGTGACATAATCATTGTCATGTTGGTGTAGGTGCAAGATAGGAAACTGATTACAAGGGTTTgtgtgagaggtctaactggtgtctccaagtggccaaacacctctccaaactagaggtcgaccgattaatcggaatggccgattaatttgggccgatttcaagtttttataacaattggaaatctgtatttttgggcgccgatttaaaaatatatatatattttttatacctatatatacctaggcaagtcagttaagaacatattcttattttcaatgacggcctaggaacggtgggttaactgccttgttcaggggcagaacgacagattttcaccttgtcagctcgggggatccaatcttgcaaccttacagttaactagtccaacgcaattaaCGACGtgcctctctcgttgcactccacaaggaaactgcctgttacgcgaatgcagtaagccaaggtaagtttctagctagcattaaacttatcttataaaaaattatcaatcataatcactctacacatggttgatgatattactagatattatctagcatgtcctgcgttgcatataatctgactgagcatacaagcatacaagtatctacgtatctgactgagcggtggtaggcagaagcatgtgcgtaaacattcattcaaacagtactttcgtgcgttttgccagcagctctacgttgtgcgtcaagcattgcactgtttatgacttcaagcctatcaactcccgagatgaggctggtgtaaccgaagtgaaatggctagctagttagcgcgcgctaatagcgtttcaaacgtcactcgctctgagccttggggtggttgtttcccttgctctgtatgggtaacgctgcttcgatggtggctgttgtcattgtgttgctggttcgagcccagggaggagcgaggagagggacagaagctatactgttacactggcaatactaaagtgcctataagaacatccaaaagtcaaaggttaatgaaatacaaatggtatagagggaaatagtcctataattcctataataactacaacctaaaacttcttacctgggaatattgaagactcatgttaaaaggaaccaccagctttcatatgttctcatgttctgagcaaggaactgaaactttagctttcttacatagcacatattgcacttttactttcttctccaacactttgtttttgcattatttaaaccaaattgaacatgtttaattatttacttgaggctaaaatgattttattgatgtattatattaagttaaaataagtattcattcagtattgttgtaattgtcattattacaaacacacttcttttgtttttatttttttttaaatcggccggTTAATCGGCatctttggtcctccaataatcggtatcggcgttgaaaaaccataatcggtcgacctatcCTCCAAACGGCACAGTTCTTcagtaatttcaatgcactttatGACTCAAGaaaagagtcttcaactataaggtgttTTTTGAACTCTCCTAGCTTTGCAATAGAGGAACTGAAGTAAGTAGTTTTTTTTGTTGGAATACAGCCCTATGTCCctaccatcacacaattactgttgtttactCAATCCAAAAACCTTCCATTATATATCGCTATCTGGGTCAGGTgagcatcatttgaaagcttttTCTATTCCCAGCATGGCTAACTAAGTTATAAAATACAATCTTACAATGTTAGGCTTTCAAAAGACACTTCAAACAGATTGTAATTTTGGTGCGCATAGAATTGAGTTCATTCAAGTGCGTGTTCCTCGGCAACATTTTCTTCACAATATgacaaacataggctcattctgttcaggacaacccagggtattATGCATGTCCTCCTTGTAACTGTGGATAAAAAATAGCGATCATAAACAGTGATACTATAAATTACATGAGTTTTCAAATATGGAAGGAaatgtgcacatttggactcatgggtgtgtggtttgcttgtatgacatcaaagcggtatttattctaatcctcaacgtctcatctttcagaACACATCGACTCCCCTCGATTTACAGCATCTCCCTCATTCAGACGATAACAAATGTGCAAAAGTAGCCCAAATAGCGGGAGGGGTGGGGGCAACTTCAAGTCGCGCGTGGTGCTCAAGTATATAACgcctgtcagtcaaaacccacaCAGAGCTGTTTTACTATACAGCCACTGCATTCCAATTAATGCGCTTCTCAATGACAAAATCTGCCATTTTTAACCCATATACGGGATGACGGGCTGTGAGAGGAAAGGGCTACCTAATATTCTAAATAGCCTAGAGAGCCTCCAGAGACTGGGATGTATTGATTTAACTGGGATTATCTACATAGAAGGCATTACCCGAACACAAAACCCCAGGATTAGAAATATTTTTGTAAGCTCTCTCTAGATTTACAAACACATGTTTCAACAGAGTTAATAAATAGGGTGAACATGAGGGTGAACATAATTTCAATTCAATAGCACAAATACAAGCAAGAGGATTTCAATTGGTAATCACAGCCTCAGCATTCTAACAGGGGCTTCCCTCTTTACCCTGCCCTGCCCCCCCACGCCtgaatgtgtgtgtctatctgtgtggGCTGGAACAGACAGTGACTCTCAGGAAGGGAGAGGATGGCAGGTGAGGGtgtgaggaagaggatgaggaatgATCGCCAAACAGAGCAGTGAACTGAAGTGCAGCCCTGGccagaagaagagagggagtgatgtGAGTGAGCAGAGCAGGGGTAGACGGGGACAGGACAGGATCAGGGATAGGGTTGTAAATGGTGGGTATATTTttgaagtttaccagtaaactaccagaattttggtatctttcaaggattttatgtaatgTATCACAAGACATCAAGTGGTTCTTTGACATCTAGTGGCGCGTAGTCTAGCCCTGCAGGGTCGGTTTTTTATGTAAGGTCAGAAATGCAGGGAGACATCATTAACTGACTGTCTCAGGCAGTGTCCGAGTCCCACACACCCATCCAGCATCAGATAGCTCCAATCATTCACCTATACATATTATACAAGACTGGGTACGCGTTTATCCCTGCTTATCCACAATAGTTCACACTTCTAATAGGATTTAGATGTATTTCTAttctaaatgaaataaataatattaaTATCGGCTACATTGCTTTCAGATGGGATGGGAGCCTATGTTGAGACAGCAGTAATCGATTAAGCTAGTAAGCTACAGTGCAGCCAGGAAGTGCTCTGAAATTAAATTTGTCTCAGGTTAACTCACTCTGCATGGCACGGAGTGAGACAACAGAACAATTGTATTTTAGGCTAATGTGTCTATTCTCCTTTTGATCGGAAAGTGGGCATCATTGCTAAGACGGACAGTTTAGTtcatcccccctccccttctctttttCTTCCCGTCTCTTTTAAACACCtgtaactgtcacgttctgacctttatttcctttgttttgtatttatttagtatggtcagggcgtgagttgggtgggcagtctatgtttgattatctatgatttggggttttctatgtttcagcctagtatggttctcaatcagaggcaggtgtcattagttgtctctgattgagaatcatacttaggtagcctgggtgtcactgtgtgtttgtgggtgattgttcctgtctttgtgtttgcaccagatgggactgttttaggttttctcacatttgttgtttttgttagttatctcatgtgtagtttctttatcaattaaagaatatgaataaccaccacgctgcgctttggtccgcctctccttcagatgaagagaaccattacagtaacacaacatgCAACTGGGCCTGTCACATTGCATTTCTGTCCTCATTATCAAGTGAGTGAgcaagacagagagggaaagagagggttgttggttgggtgggtgggtgggtgggtgggtggtaaaGAATGGGCTGGATAGAAAGCGTACTACAAAATGAGCAAATCACAAGTTTACACAGAATGGAAAGAGAATTAAAAAAATGTCAATGAATGTAGGCCTATGCAAGAGaaaatgagaggaagagagggaaagagatgacaaagaggagagaaaggaaactaGAGACCACAGTAGTTGTCTTGCGATGTCGAGTCAGAGCTTTAAGTCTCTAATTACAGTTATTATATGCAGTTCCTCACCATGGCAGCCAGCTACCCTCCAAGACAAATCTGCAGCTATGACAATCACATAACAATGCATGATCAGTCCAGACCTTATAAAGAACAAAGGCCGCACTGTTAAAGGTCCCAATTCACTGCTTTATTGACTATGTTTCGATCCGAAACGGATCTTTGTCAGGTCAAACAGACTGAGTGTTCACATCCCAAAATATACACACTTCACCTCACATGACCATTACGCATCACGCATGGTGGGTGTGGAAACAATTCAATTCACTTTTGAGCATAGTCAATCATAATTAATCACAGAGGTATATATGGTCATAAAGGATTATAACATACAAATGGGTCCAAGTACAAATTTAGgcaatagtaaaaaaaatatatattattttaaagaGATTATGTTGGAATAGCTGCCCATATGACCATTACGCGCAGGATGTGCGGtggccatatacagtgccttgcgaaagtattcgccccccttgaactttgcgaccttttgccacatttcaggcttcaaacataaagatataaaactgtatttttttgtgaagaatcaacaagtgtgacacaatcatgaagtggaacgaaatttattggatatttcaaactattttaacaaatcaaaaacagaaaaattgggcgtgcaaaattattcagcccctttactttcagtgcagcaaactctctccagaagttcagtgaggatctctgaatgatccaatgttgacctaaatgactaatgatgataaatacaatccacctgtgtgtaatcaagtctccgtataaatgcacctgcactgtgatagtctcagaggtccgttaaaagcgcagagagcatcatgaagaacaaggaacacaccaggcaggtccgagatactgttgtgaagaagtttaaagccggatttggatacaaaaagatttcccaagctttaaacatcccaaggagcactgtgcaagcgataatattgaaatggaaggagtatcagaccactgcaaatctaccaagacctggccgtccctctaaactttcagctcatacaaggagaagactgatcagagatgcagccaagaggcccatgatcactctggatgaactgcagagatctacagctgaggtgggagactctgtccataggacaacaatcagtcgtatattgcacaaatctggcctttatggaagagtggcaagaagaaagccatttcttaaagatatccataaaaagtgttgtttaaagtttgccacaagctacctgggagacacaccaaacatgtggaagaaggtgctctggtcagatgaaactttttggcaacaatgcaaaatgttatgtttggtgtaaaagcaacacagctcatcaccctgaacacaccatccccactgtcaaacatggtggtggcagcatcatggtttgggcctgcttttcttcagcagggacagggaagatggttaaaattgatgggaagatggatggagccaaatacaggaccattctggaagaaaacctgatggagtctgcaaaagacctgagactgggacggagatttgtcttccaacaagacaatgatccaaaacataaagcaaaatctacaatggaatggttaaaaaataaacatatccaggtgttagaatggccaagtcaaagtccagacctgaatccaatcgagaatctgtggaaagaactgaaaactgctgttcacaaatgctctccatccaacctcactgagctcgagctgttttgcaaggaggaatgggaaaacatttcagtctctcgatgtgcaaaactgatagagacataccccaagcgacttacagctgtaatcgcagcaaaaggtggcgctacaaagtattaacttaagggggctgaatagttttgcacacccaatttttcagtttttgatttgttaaaaaagttagaaatatccaataaatgtcgttccacttcatgattgtgtcccacttgttgttgattcttcacaaaaaaatacagttttatatctttatgtttgaagcctgaaatgtggcaaaaggtcgcaaagttcaagggggccgaatactttcgcaaggcactgtatataattaCAGTgacctatttaaaaaaaaaacttgtgtACCTCTAATACTTTTATATCAATGAGATGGGCACACGTAGTAGTtacaaataaatataatatatatgtacAAAATGACCAAGTGAATGGCAGGACAAATCAAAGTGGCATATTCATGTAAGAAACGGTCTGATATCAAACTCTTGGTTCAGACATTCTAACAGAAAAACTCTGTAACAGTGAAGTGAGACAACCCATTGTAATGAATTCAATGAGTAAGGGGTGTCCCATCTTTCAAAATGAAAGATAGGCTGTCACCTGAGACCTGACAAACTGACCAAAAACATTGCTAGTCTTTCCTGAGATCATTGCCTTTAGAGTAGTAGACATCGACTACAAGCAGGTCCTTCATGAGTTGGGGAGGAATGATGACGAGATATAAAATGATtatggcagaggaggaggaggaggtggtggagccGTCACTGAGAGGGTGGGTGCTGCATGATCACCTCCATTGAACAGAATAAAAGAGCAGCCGCAGAAAGGTCCAAAGGTTGGAGAGTCCAAAGGTTTTATTACCCCTCTCCCTGAGGATAATCAAGATAGGGCTATATAACATCACTAGCTTGTCGCTAGTTAGTCACTATATGCTCAATCAGATTAACCCCACTAAACACACCTATTACACTGTCAATGTCAAAGCAAAGCAAAAAAGAATTGAAAATAGGCAACCTATATAATGATAGGCCTACATGGTAAATTAAACATATGGCAAATAATAAGTATAAAAAGTAGTCTCTGATTGGAAAGTATAACCCAGTGATGTGAATGGCTGTGACACACTGATAACATGTTGGGGGTGGAGTAGGCTAATGACAGAGGCAGAAATGCCCACTGCCAGGTGTTGTGTAACTCGCTCACTGGGTCAGGCTAGCCAGTATGCCGGGATTTCATCCTacctgctgactgactgacacagaGCATAGGAAGCTACAGATAGGAGCAGAGGTTTACTATAAATAAGGGTGGGCCTGGGAAGCAATTCAACTGAGCCAGTCTAGCTGGTATGTTCACTGCAGTCAATAAGCTTATGCTACATcagtcaagtcaaatcaaattgtatttgtcacatgccacgaatacaacaggtattagaccttaccgtaaaatgcttacttaaatAGTGTTAAGAATATAtttaaataaactgaagtaaaatataacatttaaaaaaagtaacacaataaaataacaataacgaggctatatacagggggtactggtaccgagtcaatgtgcggaggtacaggttagtcgaggtaatttgtacatgtaggcaggggtaaagtgactatgcatactgTAGATAGTAAACAGCGAGTAGGAGCAGAGTAAAAACAAAGgggaggggggtcaatgtaaatagtccaggtggccatttgattaactgttcagcagtctcatggcttggaggtagaagatatgttaaggaaccttttggtcctagacttagcGCTCGGTACCGCTTgacgtgtggtagcagagagaacagtctatggcttgggtgactggagtctttgacaatattttggccttcctctgacaccacctagtatttaggtcctggatggcagaagcttggccccagtgatatactgggccgtacacactaccctctgtagcgcctcacggtcagatgccgagcagttgccataccaggcgttgatgcaacttttcaggatgctctcgatggtgcagctgtaaaactttgagtatctggggacccatgccaaatcttttcagtctccagagggagaaaaggtgttgttgtgccctcttcatgactgtcttggtgtgtttgatagttcattggtgttgtggacaccaaggaacttgaaactctcgaccagttccactacagccccgtcgatatgaatgggggcgtgttcggccctccttttcctgaagtccacgatcatctcctttgtcttgctcacattgagggagagattgttgtcctggcaccactctgccaggtctctgacctcctccctattggctgtcccatcattgtcagtgatcaggcctaccactgttgtgtcgtcagcaaacttaacgatggtgttggagtcgtgcttggccatgcagtcattgctgaacagggagtacaggaggggacgaagcatgcacccctgaggggccctatCTTACCAAATCATGCCAAGTCTTATGTCATGTTCTTAACTGCT from Oncorhynchus kisutch isolate 150728-3 linkage group LG28, Okis_V2, whole genome shotgun sequence encodes:
- the LOC109873497 gene encoding dehydrogenase/reductase SDR family member 11-like, which produces MERWKGRVALVTGASVGIGAAVARALVQHGMKVVGCARNVDKIEKLAAECQSAGYNGTLIPYKCDLSCEEDILSMFSAIKTLHQGVDVCINNAGLAHNEPLLSGKTDSWRNMIDVNVLALSICTREAYQSMKERNVDDGHIININSMGGHRMVPSADEHFYCATKYAVTALTEGLRQELREAKTHIRATCISPGIVETEFAFRHHNSDPEKAAAVYESIKCLKAQDIASAVTYILGAPPHVQIGDVQMRPVEQMS